One segment of Grus americana isolate bGruAme1 chromosome 23, bGruAme1.mat, whole genome shotgun sequence DNA contains the following:
- the CD164L2 gene encoding CD164 sialomucin-like 2 protein isoform X1: MAPPCAGALRCALLCVLLCAQGPAPTRAGDCSELRSCETCTASTTLHNATGCVWVGCGNPEEPETGSCVQRGAAARETCALYNTSTLCRAALKSPTEEPPQSHSKEPATHSPRTTTTSAPLTGSPEFHPPGFDTASFIGGIVLVLSVQAVVFFIIKFIKSKDSTYQTLEDNQ, translated from the exons ATGGCCCCGCCGTGCGCCGGGGCGCTGCGCTGTGCGCTGCTCTGTGTGCTGCTGTGCGCGCAGGGGCCCGCACCCACCCGCGCAG GAGACTGCAGCGAGCTGAGGTCCTGCGAGACATGCACGGCCAGCACCACCTTGCACAATGCCACCGGCTGCGTCTGGGTGGGCTGTGGGAACCCCGAGGAGCCAG agacagggagctGCGTGCAGAGAGGGGCGGCAGCGCGGGAGACCTGTGCACTCTACAACACCAGCACCCTGTGTCGAG CAGCGCTGAAGTCCCCCACCGAAGAGCCTCCGCAGTCCCATAGCAAGGAGCCGGCGACGCATTCCCCAA ggaccaccaccaccagcgccCCGTTGACAGGCAGCCCCGAATTTCACCCGCCCGGCTTTGACACGGCCAGCTTCATTGGCGGCATCGTGCTGGTGCTGAGCGTCCAAGCCGTGGTCTTCTTCATCATCAAGTTCATCAAGTCGAAGGACAGCACCTACCAAACGCT AGAGGACAACCAGTAG
- the CD164L2 gene encoding CD164 sialomucin-like 2 protein isoform X4 — MAPPCAGALRCALLCVLLCAQGPAPTRAGDCSELRSCETCTASTTLHNATGCVWVGCGNPEEPETGSCVQRGAAARETCALYNTSTLCRALKSPTEEPPQSHSKEPATHSPRTTTTSAPLTGSPEFHPPGFDTASFIGGIVLVLSVQAVVFFIIKFIKSKDSTYQTLI, encoded by the exons ATGGCCCCGCCGTGCGCCGGGGCGCTGCGCTGTGCGCTGCTCTGTGTGCTGCTGTGCGCGCAGGGGCCCGCACCCACCCGCGCAG GAGACTGCAGCGAGCTGAGGTCCTGCGAGACATGCACGGCCAGCACCACCTTGCACAATGCCACCGGCTGCGTCTGGGTGGGCTGTGGGAACCCCGAGGAGCCAG agacagggagctGCGTGCAGAGAGGGGCGGCAGCGCGGGAGACCTGTGCACTCTACAACACCAGCACCCTGTGTCGAG CGCTGAAGTCCCCCACCGAAGAGCCTCCGCAGTCCCATAGCAAGGAGCCGGCGACGCATTCCCCAA ggaccaccaccaccagcgccCCGTTGACAGGCAGCCCCGAATTTCACCCGCCCGGCTTTGACACGGCCAGCTTCATTGGCGGCATCGTGCTGGTGCTGAGCGTCCAAGCCGTGGTCTTCTTCATCATCAAGTTCATCAAGTCGAAGGACAGCACCTACCAAACGCT GATCTGA
- the CD164L2 gene encoding CD164 sialomucin-like 2 protein isoform X3 → MAPPCAGALRCALLCVLLCAQGPAPTRAGDCSELRSCETCTASTTLHNATGCVWVGCGNPEEPETGSCVQRGAAARETCALYNTSTLCRAALKSPTEEPPQSHSKEPATHSPRTTTTSAPLTGSPEFHPPGFDTASFIGGIVLVLSVQAVVFFIIKFIKSKDSTYQTLI, encoded by the exons ATGGCCCCGCCGTGCGCCGGGGCGCTGCGCTGTGCGCTGCTCTGTGTGCTGCTGTGCGCGCAGGGGCCCGCACCCACCCGCGCAG GAGACTGCAGCGAGCTGAGGTCCTGCGAGACATGCACGGCCAGCACCACCTTGCACAATGCCACCGGCTGCGTCTGGGTGGGCTGTGGGAACCCCGAGGAGCCAG agacagggagctGCGTGCAGAGAGGGGCGGCAGCGCGGGAGACCTGTGCACTCTACAACACCAGCACCCTGTGTCGAG CAGCGCTGAAGTCCCCCACCGAAGAGCCTCCGCAGTCCCATAGCAAGGAGCCGGCGACGCATTCCCCAA ggaccaccaccaccagcgccCCGTTGACAGGCAGCCCCGAATTTCACCCGCCCGGCTTTGACACGGCCAGCTTCATTGGCGGCATCGTGCTGGTGCTGAGCGTCCAAGCCGTGGTCTTCTTCATCATCAAGTTCATCAAGTCGAAGGACAGCACCTACCAAACGCT GATCTGA
- the CD164L2 gene encoding CD164 sialomucin-like 2 protein isoform X2, giving the protein MAPPCAGALRCALLCVLLCAQGPAPTRAGDCSELRSCETCTASTTLHNATGCVWVGCGNPEEPETGSCVQRGAAARETCALYNTSTLCRALKSPTEEPPQSHSKEPATHSPRTTTTSAPLTGSPEFHPPGFDTASFIGGIVLVLSVQAVVFFIIKFIKSKDSTYQTLEDNQ; this is encoded by the exons ATGGCCCCGCCGTGCGCCGGGGCGCTGCGCTGTGCGCTGCTCTGTGTGCTGCTGTGCGCGCAGGGGCCCGCACCCACCCGCGCAG GAGACTGCAGCGAGCTGAGGTCCTGCGAGACATGCACGGCCAGCACCACCTTGCACAATGCCACCGGCTGCGTCTGGGTGGGCTGTGGGAACCCCGAGGAGCCAG agacagggagctGCGTGCAGAGAGGGGCGGCAGCGCGGGAGACCTGTGCACTCTACAACACCAGCACCCTGTGTCGAG CGCTGAAGTCCCCCACCGAAGAGCCTCCGCAGTCCCATAGCAAGGAGCCGGCGACGCATTCCCCAA ggaccaccaccaccagcgccCCGTTGACAGGCAGCCCCGAATTTCACCCGCCCGGCTTTGACACGGCCAGCTTCATTGGCGGCATCGTGCTGGTGCTGAGCGTCCAAGCCGTGGTCTTCTTCATCATCAAGTTCATCAAGTCGAAGGACAGCACCTACCAAACGCT AGAGGACAACCAGTAG